One window from the genome of Tolypothrix sp. NIES-4075 encodes:
- a CDS encoding type II toxin-antitoxin system HicB family antitoxin — translation MLYKANLIIEKDEYGYYASCPELPGCQSQGDSLEEVRENIKEAVELYLETLSESEKQALLNKEIITMTLEVQVA, via the coding sequence ATGCTTTACAAAGCAAATCTTATTATCGAAAAAGATGAGTATGGATATTATGCTTCTTGTCCAGAACTTCCTGGATGTCAATCTCAAGGAGATTCTTTAGAAGAGGTAAGAGAAAATATCAAAGAAGCTGTTGAACTTTATCTTGAAACTTTATCAGAGTCAGAAAAACAGGCTCTTTTAAACAAGGAAATTATAACAATGACTTTAGAGGTACAAGTTGCCTAA
- a CDS encoding type II toxin-antitoxin system HicA family toxin, which yields MPKQPRLTANKAEKLLLDAGFIQIKSKGSHRVYRLEDVRIVIPFHSGKVLHPKIVQQVMQAIKPTDNDIVEDTSDDSQ from the coding sequence TTGCCTAAACAACCGCGTCTCACAGCGAATAAAGCGGAAAAACTCTTATTAGATGCTGGCTTTATCCAGATTAAAAGCAAAGGCAGTCATAGAGTTTATCGCTTAGAGGATGTTAGGATTGTGATTCCTTTTCATTCAGGCAAAGTTTTACACCCAAAGATAGTTCAACAGGTTATGCAAGCTATCAAACCTACTGACAATGATATTGTTGAAGACACTTCTGATGATAGTCAATAA
- a CDS encoding CBS domain-containing protein translates to MDLILCHTTADFDALGAAVGLTCLLPGSLIVLTGGSHPPVRDFLALHRDEYPLIERRSVNPEKIRSLSVVDTQQRDRLGKAAEWLDLPNLKEIIVYDHHIAQESDIPATVAHISSVGATTTLMVEQLQQQQISLTPAQATVMALGIHVDTGSLIFDSSTPRDALALAWLMQQGASLSIIAEYLDPGLSVQLQQLLTQAIDKLQSICIRGYAIAWVILKTDKFVPGLSSLASQLMTLTEIDALLLANEYPAENESRLTVIGRSQIKNVNLHELFEPLGGGGHSQATSVNLRGVDPQVILNQLLDGIKANIPHPPTARDLMSSPVRTIRPETTIEEAQRILLRYGHSGLSVVDAEAQLVGIISRRDLDIALHHGFSHAPVKGYMTTNLKTITPDTTLPEIEALMVTYDIGRLPVLQDKQLLGIVTRTDVLRELHQGEERGGGERGKGRGGESIVISQLQNKLAPQLWQLLNLASKEAEKRGWHLYLVGGAVRDLLLAEESASALMIKDIDLVVDGFHKSAEVGAGVELAHTLQQVYSNARLEIHGAFQTAALLWHNDPELDSLWVDIATARTEFYPYPAANPEVEASSIRQDLYRRDFTINAIALRLTSPRAGELLDFFGGLLDLQAKQIRVLHVNSFIEDPTRIYRGVRFAVRFGFKIEPQTEAYIRYAINSGIYDRTAQQNSKTPALQTRLKAELKHILEAHYWKAALQLLDNLGALQCIHPTLKLDEELLRQLRLLERCLRRFDQRQSLIHWQMRLEAIIAHLAPEYRGKVAKNLQFPEDSIKRLENLTSAETEVMTLLPTFQRPSQVVQLLRKYDLPMLILIAVRSKRVVRRKIWQYLTVWTNVQPILNGNDLKRLGYKPGPQFKQMLDDLLAATLDGVVSDRASAEEFLLLHYPSRNHT, encoded by the coding sequence ATGGATTTAATTCTTTGCCACACTACAGCTGATTTTGATGCGTTAGGAGCAGCGGTAGGGCTTACATGCCTGCTACCAGGAAGCTTGATTGTTCTGACTGGCGGTTCTCATCCACCTGTGCGGGATTTTTTGGCGTTGCATCGGGATGAATATCCGTTGATTGAACGGCGTTCGGTCAATCCAGAAAAAATTCGCTCTCTAAGTGTGGTGGATACGCAACAACGCGATCGCCTGGGTAAAGCTGCCGAATGGTTAGATTTACCCAACTTAAAAGAAATCATAGTATATGACCATCACATCGCGCAAGAATCAGATATTCCTGCCACGGTCGCGCATATTTCTTCTGTCGGTGCCACCACAACTTTAATGGTGGAACAATTACAACAGCAGCAAATTTCCCTCACGCCTGCTCAAGCTACTGTCATGGCTTTGGGTATTCATGTTGATACCGGCTCTCTCATCTTTGACTCTAGCACCCCGCGAGATGCTTTAGCTTTAGCTTGGTTGATGCAACAAGGCGCTAGTTTGTCGATAATTGCTGAATATCTAGATCCGGGTTTATCCGTACAATTGCAGCAATTGTTAACTCAAGCTATAGACAAATTGCAATCTATATGCATACGTGGATATGCGATCGCCTGGGTGATTCTGAAAACAGATAAATTTGTGCCTGGATTATCAAGTCTTGCCTCGCAGCTAATGACCTTAACCGAAATTGATGCTTTACTGCTGGCAAATGAATATCCTGCGGAAAACGAATCGCGATTAACGGTGATTGGGCGATCGCAAATCAAGAATGTTAATCTTCACGAATTATTTGAACCTTTAGGCGGTGGCGGACATTCTCAAGCTACATCGGTTAACCTGCGCGGAGTAGATCCACAAGTCATATTAAACCAACTTCTTGACGGCATAAAAGCTAATATTCCTCATCCTCCCACAGCGAGAGATTTAATGTCCTCTCCAGTCCGCACCATCCGTCCAGAAACCACCATCGAAGAAGCACAGCGCATTTTGTTGCGCTACGGACATTCTGGTTTATCTGTAGTTGATGCTGAGGCACAACTAGTAGGTATAATTTCGCGTCGAGATTTAGATATCGCTTTGCATCACGGCTTTAGTCATGCACCAGTTAAAGGCTACATGACAACTAACCTGAAAACAATTACACCAGATACCACACTCCCCGAAATCGAAGCGCTGATGGTGACATATGATATTGGACGCTTACCAGTGTTGCAAGATAAGCAATTATTGGGAATTGTCACCCGCACTGATGTTTTGCGGGAATTACATCAAGGGGAAGAAAGAGGAGGGGGGGAGAGGGGGAAGGGGAGAGGGGGGGAAAGTATTGTCATTTCTCAATTGCAAAATAAACTTGCGCCGCAACTTTGGCAGTTACTTAACTTAGCATCAAAAGAGGCAGAAAAACGCGGTTGGCATCTTTATTTAGTTGGGGGTGCGGTGCGGGATTTATTATTAGCTGAAGAATCCGCAAGTGCTTTGATGATTAAAGACATTGACCTTGTAGTTGATGGCTTTCACAAATCAGCAGAAGTCGGTGCTGGTGTAGAATTAGCACATACGCTTCAGCAAGTTTATTCTAATGCACGTTTAGAAATTCATGGTGCTTTTCAAACTGCGGCTTTGCTGTGGCATAATGACCCAGAATTAGACTCTTTATGGGTGGATATTGCTACTGCTAGAACAGAATTTTATCCTTATCCGGCGGCGAATCCGGAAGTAGAAGCGAGTTCGATTCGTCAAGATTTGTATCGACGAGATTTTACGATTAATGCGATCGCGCTACGATTAACTTCTCCCCGCGCTGGTGAATTACTCGATTTCTTTGGCGGTTTGCTAGATTTACAAGCAAAGCAAATTCGCGTTTTACACGTCAACAGTTTTATCGAAGATCCGACACGCATTTATCGCGGTGTCCGCTTTGCGGTGCGCTTTGGCTTTAAAATTGAACCGCAAACAGAAGCGTATATTCGTTATGCGATTAATAGCGGCATTTACGATCGCACTGCACAACAAAATAGCAAAACTCCGGCTTTACAAACTCGACTCAAAGCCGAATTAAAGCATATCTTAGAAGCGCATTATTGGAAAGCTGCTTTACAGTTGCTCGATAATTTAGGGGCGTTGCAATGCATTCATCCTACACTAAAATTAGATGAAGAATTATTGCGGCAATTACGTTTGCTAGAACGCTGTTTGCGACGATTTGACCAAAGGCAAAGTTTGATTCATTGGCAAATGCGTTTAGAAGCTATCATCGCGCACCTTGCACCAGAATATCGCGGTAAGGTAGCAAAAAATCTGCAATTTCCAGAAGATAGCATCAAAAGGTTAGAAAACTTAACATCGGCTGAAACTGAGGTGATGACATTATTACCAACTTTCCAGCGTCCGAGTCAAGTAGTGCAGTTGCTGCGAAAGTATGACTTACCAATGTTAATTTTAATTGCGGTGCGAAGTAAGCGAGTAGTAAGGCGGAAAATTTGGCAATATTTGACAGTATGGACTAACGTTCAGCCGATTTTGAATGGCAATGATTTAAAAAGATTGGGGTATAAACCGGGACCGCAGTTTAAGCAAATGTTGGATGATTTGCTTGCTGCTACATTGGATGGGGTTGTAAGCGATCGCGCTTCTGCTGAAGAGTTTTTATTACTACATTATCCAAGTAGAAATCATACATAA
- the psbZ gene encoding photosystem II reaction center protein PsbZ, whose translation MTIIFQAALVALVALSFVMVVGVPVAYATPQNWNESKKLLWIGSGVWFALVFLVGLLNFFVV comes from the coding sequence ATGACCATTATATTCCAAGCTGCATTAGTCGCGCTGGTTGCGTTGTCGTTTGTCATGGTTGTTGGTGTTCCGGTAGCTTATGCCACTCCGCAAAATTGGAATGAGTCGAAAAAGCTACTTTGGATCGGTTCTGGAGTCTGGTTTGCCTTAGTGTTTTTAGTTGGTCTATTAAACTTTTTTGTGGTATAG
- the ribH gene encoding 6,7-dimethyl-8-ribityllumazine synthase yields MAVFEGTFTQTEPLRFAVVIGRFNDLVTSKLLEGCQDCLKRHGVDVNPQGTQVDYVWVPGSFEVPVVARQLALSQRYDAIICLGAVIRGQTPHFDFVSSEVAKGIAAAAFQTGVPVVFGVLTTDTMQQALERAGIKSNLGWEYAMSALEMASLMRNLRSNLAEPYRNSQSLPPSFKSASLGEFAAESQEHV; encoded by the coding sequence ATGGCAGTTTTCGAGGGAACTTTTACTCAGACAGAACCTTTGCGGTTTGCAGTGGTTATTGGTCGATTCAATGACCTCGTTACCAGTAAGCTGCTAGAAGGCTGTCAAGATTGCTTGAAACGCCACGGCGTAGATGTCAATCCTCAAGGAACTCAAGTAGATTATGTTTGGGTTCCCGGCAGTTTTGAAGTGCCAGTAGTGGCTCGTCAGCTGGCGCTTTCTCAAAGATATGATGCAATCATTTGTCTGGGTGCTGTTATCCGAGGGCAAACGCCTCATTTTGATTTCGTATCCTCTGAAGTAGCTAAAGGTATTGCCGCTGCTGCCTTTCAAACTGGCGTTCCGGTAGTTTTTGGCGTTTTGACAACGGACACGATGCAACAAGCTTTAGAAAGGGCAGGTATTAAGAGTAATTTGGGTTGGGAATACGCCATGAGTGCCTTGGAAATGGCTAGCCTCATGCGGAATTTGCGCTCTAACCTGGCAGAGCCATATCGCAATTCTCAATCTCTGCCTCCCTCTTTTAAAAGTGCCAGCTTAGGTGAATTTGCCGCCGAGTCACAAGAACACGTCTAA
- a CDS encoding DUF2231 domain-containing protein produces the protein MPILPLNNENLPYPDPMHPIVVHFVIAMVFFSFFCDVVGYFSRNVRLFEVSFWNMFVASVSIFVAVIFGQFEAGLAQPYQAVQPILNSHTITGWSLAAILVAITAWRFFIRTRDPLNIPVAYLGVATFLICLVSLQVYLGTQLVWVYGLHVEPVVEAAKKGVLR, from the coding sequence ATGCCAATTCTACCTTTAAATAACGAGAATCTACCGTACCCCGATCCGATGCATCCCATCGTTGTCCATTTTGTGATTGCGATGGTATTTTTTTCCTTCTTTTGCGACGTGGTAGGCTATTTTAGCCGCAACGTGCGTTTGTTCGAGGTGAGTTTCTGGAATATGTTTGTTGCCTCGGTTTCTATTTTCGTGGCTGTCATCTTTGGTCAGTTTGAAGCTGGTTTGGCACAACCTTACCAAGCAGTCCAGCCGATACTAAATTCGCACACAATTACTGGCTGGTCGCTGGCAGCTATCCTTGTTGCGATTACAGCATGGCGCTTTTTCATTCGTACCCGCGATCCTTTAAATATACCTGTTGCTTACCTGGGTGTAGCTACGTTTTTAATTTGCCTGGTGTCATTGCAAGTATATTTAGGGACTCAATTGGTTTGGGTATACGGTTTGCATGTGGAACCAGTCGTCGAAGCTGCGAAAAAAGGGGTTTTACGATGA
- a CDS encoding DUF2231 domain-containing protein produces the protein MSSQLIDSLWFKLGANQLPYEMPIHPQLVHLTLGLFIIAIIFDIAGTFFALEKPILKFLSIPTVRSGFFDVGWYNLLAGAVVTFFTVAAGFFEMMLANPPTDIKSAWGLGAGATMLLHGMGGVLLLAAIVGMTVWRGLQRYRWRKDSRRQVQWSYLLAGIAILGILYVHGTLGAQMGDEFGIHNTAAGLVRQGENPNLLLK, from the coding sequence ATGAGCTCACAACTTATTGATTCTTTGTGGTTCAAGCTAGGTGCAAACCAACTGCCGTATGAAATGCCAATTCATCCGCAACTGGTGCATCTAACCTTAGGTTTGTTTATTATTGCAATTATTTTTGATATAGCCGGAACATTTTTTGCTTTAGAAAAACCGATTCTGAAATTTTTATCAATTCCAACTGTGCGATCGGGCTTTTTCGATGTCGGTTGGTACAATTTGCTGGCTGGTGCAGTTGTGACATTTTTTACCGTAGCAGCAGGCTTTTTCGAGATGATGCTGGCAAACCCGCCAACTGATATAAAAAGTGCTTGGGGGTTGGGGGCTGGTGCAACTATGCTTTTACATGGTATGGGTGGAGTGTTGCTGTTAGCGGCTATTGTTGGCATGACTGTATGGCGAGGATTGCAGCGCTACCGTTGGCGCAAGGATAGCCGCAGACAGGTGCAGTGGAGCTATTTACTGGCAGGCATTGCGATACTGGGCATTTTATACGTCCACGGAACACTAGGGGCGCAAATGGGAGACGAGTTCGGGATTCACAATACTGCTGCGGGTTTGGTTCGGCAAGGCGAAAATCCCAACTTGTTGTTGAAGTAA
- a CDS encoding cytochrome c oxidase subunit II: MRKIFNSLLLAAFIAAIMIIARWIGHQAYSWMPTQATAEAKRVDDIFSFLTSVGAFIFLGITGIIGYSLLTCRATRGDWSHGHPARSDARIEILWTVIPTLLVLWLAAQSYNIYQQLNIEGLSPIVHLHMLEEPAVAATVKSDINQLAENIEVIAKQWVWSFRYPNNIVSNELHVVVNERTRLNLHSQDVIHGFYIPEFRLKQDIVPNRNIDIVLTPTQTGKYRLRDSQFSGTDFALMQADVYVDSSEAYSQWLSQVAKRK, translated from the coding sequence ATGAGAAAAATTTTCAATTCTCTGTTATTAGCTGCTTTTATCGCAGCGATCATGATAATAGCTCGTTGGATTGGACATCAGGCTTACTCGTGGATGCCTACTCAAGCAACCGCAGAAGCGAAACGGGTTGATGATATATTCAGCTTTCTCACGTCGGTGGGAGCGTTCATCTTCTTGGGAATTACTGGGATCATAGGGTATTCGCTTCTCACCTGTCGTGCTACTAGGGGAGACTGGAGTCACGGTCATCCTGCCAGAAGTGATGCGAGGATAGAAATCTTGTGGACTGTTATCCCAACTTTACTGGTGTTGTGGCTTGCGGCTCAAAGCTACAACATTTATCAGCAATTAAATATCGAAGGTCTATCGCCAATAGTACATCTGCACATGCTGGAAGAACCTGCTGTTGCAGCAACAGTCAAAAGTGACATTAATCAGCTTGCGGAAAATATTGAAGTTATCGCCAAACAGTGGGTTTGGTCTTTCCGCTATCCAAATAATATTGTTAGTAACGAATTGCATGTAGTAGTAAATGAACGTACCCGCCTAAATTTGCATTCACAGGATGTGATTCACGGTTTCTATATCCCTGAGTTCCGTCTGAAGCAGGACATCGTACCCAACCGCAATATTGACATTGTGTTGACACCCACCCAAACAGGCAAATATCGGCTGCGTGATTCTCAATTTAGTGGTACCGACTTCGCCTTAATGCAAGCGGATGTATATGTTGATTCAAGTGAAGCTTATAGTCAGTGGCTTTCTCAAGTTGCGAAACGCAAATAA
- the ctaD gene encoding cytochrome c oxidase subunit I, producing MTNSIENTGSENHNRQPDTNWREYFSFSTDHKVIGVQYMVTTFIFFLIGGLLAMIIRGELLTPESNVVDRSLYNGLFTLHGTVMIFLWIIPFNAGLANYLVPLMIGAKDMAFPVLNAIAFWMIPPAGILLLSSFLVQGGPAQAGWWSYPPISIQNPSGYPINGESIWILSVALLGISSIMGGVNFITTIVWMRAPGMTFFRMPIFVWSVLSAQLLQLFCLPSLTGAIILLFFDLTFGTNFFKPLQDGDPIIYQHLFWFYSHPAVYVMALPAFGIFAEILPAFSRNPLFGYRSVAIASFGIGLVSIFVWVHHMFASATPNWMRILFMVSSMLVAVPTGVKVFAWTATVWNGRLHLLTPMLFALGGVVMFVFGGITGIMLASVPFDIHVNNTYFVVGHFHYIVHNTITMAIFAAIYFWFPKITGRMYAEGWGKIHFFLTFIGANLTFFPMHPLGLQGMLRRVSSYDPQYQGWNIVASLGGFLLGMSTLPFIANMIGSLLLGKEASYNPWHATGLEWKTSSPPPKENFEEIPVVNEPPYNYNDRSLEAPEAAAQE from the coding sequence ATGACAAATTCGATAGAAAATACTGGCTCGGAAAATCACAATCGCCAACCTGATACAAACTGGCGGGAGTATTTCAGCTTCAGCACCGACCATAAAGTGATTGGTGTCCAGTACATGGTGACTACCTTCATTTTCTTTTTGATTGGCGGGCTGTTGGCGATGATTATCCGTGGCGAACTGCTTACCCCGGAATCAAATGTGGTCGATCGCTCTCTCTACAATGGCTTATTCACTTTGCATGGCACGGTGATGATTTTTTTGTGGATTATACCATTTAATGCCGGTCTTGCCAACTATTTAGTGCCGCTGATGATTGGGGCAAAGGATATGGCGTTTCCAGTTTTGAATGCGATCGCTTTCTGGATGATTCCCCCAGCAGGTATCTTGTTATTATCAAGCTTTTTGGTGCAAGGTGGTCCGGCGCAAGCTGGGTGGTGGTCTTACCCACCAATTAGCATCCAAAACCCATCTGGTTATCCGATCAACGGCGAATCAATTTGGATACTAAGTGTAGCGCTGCTGGGCATCTCATCAATTATGGGCGGCGTAAACTTCATCACCACTATCGTTTGGATGCGGGCGCCTGGGATGACGTTTTTTCGGATGCCGATTTTTGTCTGGTCAGTTCTTAGCGCTCAGTTGCTGCAACTGTTTTGCCTCCCTTCCCTCACCGGCGCAATTATACTGTTATTTTTTGACCTCACTTTCGGTACAAATTTCTTCAAACCGTTGCAGGATGGCGACCCAATCATCTATCAGCATTTGTTTTGGTTCTACTCCCACCCGGCAGTTTACGTGATGGCGCTACCCGCCTTCGGTATTTTTGCGGAAATCCTCCCCGCCTTTTCCCGGAATCCGTTGTTTGGTTATCGGTCAGTAGCGATCGCCTCCTTCGGAATCGGTTTGGTCAGCATCTTCGTCTGGGTACATCATATGTTCGCCAGCGCTACGCCCAACTGGATGCGGATACTCTTCATGGTTTCCTCGATGTTGGTCGCCGTACCTACTGGTGTAAAAGTATTTGCTTGGACTGCTACCGTCTGGAATGGCAGACTGCACCTTTTGACCCCGATGCTGTTTGCCTTGGGAGGTGTCGTGATGTTTGTTTTCGGTGGAATTACTGGAATCATGCTCGCAAGCGTGCCCTTTGATATTCACGTCAACAACACTTACTTTGTGGTGGGTCACTTTCACTACATCGTCCACAACACCATCACAATGGCAATTTTTGCGGCGATTTATTTTTGGTTCCCCAAAATAACCGGGCGGATGTACGCTGAAGGCTGGGGCAAGATACATTTCTTTTTGACCTTTATCGGTGCTAACCTCACCTTCTTTCCGATGCATCCTTTGGGCTTACAAGGAATGCTGCGCCGAGTTTCCTCCTATGACCCGCAGTATCAGGGATGGAATATCGTTGCCAGCCTTGGGGGTTTTTTGTTGGGGATGTCTACGCTGCCTTTCATTGCTAATATGATAGGTTCTTTACTATTGGGGAAAGAAGCATCTTATAATCCCTGGCACGCTACAGGGTTAGAGTGGAAGACTTCTTCACCACCACCAAAAGAGAACTTTGAGGAAATTCCCGTTGTGAATGAGCCACCTTACAACTACAACGATAGGTCATTAGAGGCACCAGAAGCAGCCGCTCAGGAATAG
- a CDS encoding cytochrome c oxidase subunit 3 has product MPNPIHVDESPIRFDRLHGSLPNWLKRFLPINGGLSHDHHGKGMFGVTVFLLSESIVFFSFFFTYIALRLTHPNWLPSGVKGPELSTFVIINTAVLLSSSFVIQAAENALKRNKIKKFRRLWLLTSGMGIYFLVGEAIEWHNLDFGLTTGLVGGTFYVLTGFHGLHVFSGVVLQTIMFARSFIRGNYNKSHFGVSATTLFWHFVDVIWVILFSLIYLWQA; this is encoded by the coding sequence ATGCCAAATCCTATACATGTAGATGAAAGTCCTATCCGTTTCGATCGCTTGCACGGGTCTTTACCGAATTGGCTGAAGCGGTTTCTGCCGATTAATGGCGGGCTGTCTCACGATCATCATGGTAAAGGAATGTTCGGGGTTACGGTGTTTTTACTGTCGGAGAGCATAGTTTTTTTCAGCTTTTTCTTTACATATATTGCTCTACGGTTGACGCATCCCAACTGGTTGCCCTCTGGTGTCAAGGGACCGGAATTGTCTACATTTGTAATTATTAATACGGCTGTCCTGCTTTCAAGTAGCTTCGTCATCCAAGCAGCAGAAAACGCTCTCAAACGCAATAAAATAAAAAAATTTCGCAGATTGTGGCTTTTGACTTCTGGTATGGGAATTTACTTCTTGGTTGGTGAGGCAATTGAGTGGCACAATCTCGATTTTGGTCTGACTACAGGGCTGGTTGGGGGGACGTTTTACGTATTGACAGGCTTTCACGGTCTACACGTTTTTAGTGGTGTGGTTCTACAGACAATTATGTTTGCCCGCTCTTTTATTCGCGGTAACTACAACAAAAGTCACTTTGGTGTCAGTGCAACTACTCTATTTTGGCACTTCGTTGATGTGATTTGGGTTATTTTGTTTTCGCTGATTTACCTATGGCAAGCGTAA
- a CDS encoding NAD(P)/FAD-dependent oxidoreductase — MNPIYQTVIVGGGFTGLFTALHLSHQHYPRSVILIDREERFCFKPLLYEYFSGEMEANQVVPRFKELLKGSGVIFVQDTVESIDLHQKQVKLTSGTCYDYSNLVLGLGSVTSYLHVEGAKDYALPFWTTEDAIAIERHLHECLQQAVKIQDPEQRRKLLTVAVVGGGASGVEMAATLADLLPHWYAALGGNSQEIRVVLLNHGKEILNHDINSHLREIAEEKLTKRTVPIEMLLGAEATAIRANSVEYKRNGKSETLAAATTIWTTGTSVHPLIKDLAVPNEHRDKHGRLLVTPTLQLLDFPEVFAGGDCAVVENSSLPATAQVAYQQGAAIAYNLKAIALGNELKQARVNLRGTLLKLGLDDAAASIYNVFEVKGEAAHLIRQGTYLELLPTPIHNFKATTEWLNEEIFHDHMDPNNVGKTVVRTAEIVGAGVVGVLVARKLLKMLGDDKSEKS, encoded by the coding sequence ATGAACCCAATCTATCAAACTGTGATTGTCGGTGGTGGCTTTACTGGGCTATTTACAGCTTTACACCTAAGCCATCAACATTATCCTCGAAGTGTAATTCTCATTGATCGAGAGGAACGGTTTTGTTTTAAGCCGTTACTTTACGAGTATTTCAGTGGTGAGATGGAGGCAAATCAAGTAGTACCGCGTTTTAAGGAACTGCTCAAGGGTAGTGGTGTCATTTTTGTTCAAGATACAGTCGAATCGATTGACCTACATCAAAAGCAAGTTAAATTAACTTCGGGGACGTGTTACGACTACAGTAATTTAGTTTTGGGTTTGGGTAGCGTCACTAGCTATTTGCACGTTGAAGGAGCGAAAGATTATGCGCTGCCTTTTTGGACAACAGAAGATGCGATCGCTATCGAGCGTCATTTACATGAGTGTTTGCAACAAGCTGTTAAAATTCAAGATCCAGAACAACGTCGCAAATTATTAACAGTAGCCGTAGTTGGTGGTGGTGCCTCAGGTGTAGAAATGGCAGCTACCTTAGCCGATTTGCTACCGCATTGGTATGCTGCTTTGGGTGGCAATTCTCAAGAAATCCGGGTGGTACTGCTCAATCACGGTAAAGAAATTCTCAATCACGATATTAATAGTCATTTGCGTGAAATTGCTGAGGAAAAATTAACAAAACGCACCGTGCCAATAGAAATGCTGTTGGGAGCAGAAGCCACAGCGATTCGGGCAAACTCAGTTGAGTACAAGCGCAATGGCAAATCAGAAACGCTGGCAGCAGCTACGACAATTTGGACTACTGGCACATCTGTTCATCCGTTAATTAAAGATTTGGCTGTGCCAAACGAGCATCGTGACAAACATGGTCGTCTTTTAGTCACCCCAACATTGCAATTGCTCGATTTTCCAGAAGTCTTTGCAGGCGGTGATTGTGCAGTTGTAGAGAACAGTTCCCTACCAGCCACCGCACAAGTAGCGTATCAACAGGGAGCGGCGATCGCTTATAATCTGAAAGCGATCGCTTTAGGCAATGAGCTAAAACAAGCTAGAGTTAACTTACGCGGCACTCTACTCAAACTCGGCTTAGATGATGCTGCCGCTAGCATTTACAACGTTTTTGAAGTTAAGGGCGAAGCTGCTCACTTGATTCGTCAAGGTACTTATTTAGAATTATTACCAACGCCAATTCATAATTTCAAAGCTACTACAGAATGGTTGAATGAAGAGATTTTTCACGACCACATGGACCCAAATAATGTTGGTAAAACAGTTGTGCGGACAGCGGAAATAGTTGGTGCAGGAGTTGTAGGGGTTTTAGTTGCGAGAAAATTACTGAAAATGTTGGGAGATGATAAAAGCGAGAAATCCTAA
- a CDS encoding phosphatase PAP2 family protein, producing MPIIFNNWKRLQSFLTFFKRLIVAHRASLLLLLIGVYLPLQVFGELAEDVWENEGGFRWDVPILLAIHSTARPQLDVFAGTLTKFGVFWGVFPVASAIAIALFLRRRWRSLIYFITTLLGSIIINRTAKVLLHRVRPHLWVSPAPEFDYGFPSGHAMSSMTLVAVLVILTWGSRWRWLVIIAGSLFVLAIGWTRLYLGVHYPSDILAGWTASVAWAVGVSLLIKPNKSDRA from the coding sequence ATGCCGATAATTTTCAATAATTGGAAACGTCTCCAATCTTTCTTGACTTTTTTCAAGCGGCTGATCGTTGCCCATCGTGCATCTTTGCTGCTTTTATTAATCGGAGTCTATTTACCCTTACAAGTTTTTGGGGAACTAGCGGAAGATGTTTGGGAAAATGAAGGTGGCTTTCGGTGGGATGTGCCGATTTTGTTAGCAATTCACTCGACGGCTAGACCTCAACTTGATGTTTTTGCGGGGACGCTGACTAAATTCGGGGTATTTTGGGGTGTGTTTCCGGTTGCGAGTGCGATCGCGATCGCTTTATTTTTGCGTCGTCGATGGCGATCGCTAATCTACTTTATTACCACGTTGTTAGGCAGCATTATCATCAACCGAACGGCAAAAGTTTTGCTGCATCGAGTGCGTCCTCATTTGTGGGTTTCCCCAGCACCAGAGTTTGACTACGGATTCCCCAGCGGTCATGCTATGTCAAGTATGACTTTAGTGGCAGTCTTAGTGATTTTAACATGGGGTAGTCGTTGGCGCTGGCTGGTTATAATTGCCGGAAGTCTGTTTGTGTTAGCGATTGGCTGGACGCGGTTGTATTTGGGAGTTCATTATCCCAGCGACATTTTAGCAGGCTGGACGGCTTCTGTGGCTTGGGCTGTTGGGGTGAGTTTGTTGATTAAGCCAAATAAAAGCGATCGTGCGTAA